In Sorghum bicolor cultivar BTx623 chromosome 10, Sorghum_bicolor_NCBIv3, whole genome shotgun sequence, one genomic interval encodes:
- the LOC8076405 gene encoding putative expansin-B14: MACKQQIGVVVVLSCFIAISALAFRPCAAWSDAGATWYGPANGAGSDGGACGYQGAVHQPPFSSMITAGSNSIYQDGKGCGTCYQVKCTGHQSCSGSPVTVVLTDQCPGACQSEPVHFDLSGTAFGAMAKPGQADQLRNVGRLPVQYTRVPCNWNGVDVAFRVDAGSNANYLAMAIEYEAGDGDLRAVELQNGAAAWAPMERSWGAVWRYQSSGSSLQAAPLSVRLTSGSGKTLVASGVIPAGWQPGNTYRCVVNFGRN, translated from the exons ATGGCTTGCAAGCAGCAGATCGGGGTGGTCGTCGTCTTGTCCTGCTTCATTGCCATCAGTGCTCTCGCCTTCCGTCCCTGCGCAGCCTGGTCGGACGCCGGCGCCACCTGGTACGGCCCTGCCAACGGCGCTGGGAGCGACG GTGGTGCGTGTGGGTACCAGGGTGCCGTCCACCAGCCTCCGTTCTCGTCAATGATCACCGCCGGCAGCAATTCCATCTACCAGGACGGCAAGGGCTGCGGCACCTGCTACCAG GTGAAGTGCACCGGACACCAGTCGTGCTCCGGCAGCCCGGTGACAGTGGTCCTCACTGACCAGTGCCCCGGCGCTTGCCAGTCCGAGCCCGTCCACTTCGACCTCAGCGGGACGGCGTTCGGTGCCATGGCGAAACCCGGCCAGGCCGACCAGCTCCGAAACGTCGGCCGCCTCCCAGTCCAGTACACCCG GGTGCCGTGCAACTGGAACGGCGTGGACGTGGCCTTCAGGGTGGACGCCGGCTCGAACGCCAACTACCTGGCCATGGCCATCGAGTACGAGGCCGGGGACGGGGACCTGCGCGCCGTGGAGCTGCAAAATGGCGCGGCGGCGTGGGCGCCCATGGAACGCTCCTGGGGCGCGGTGTGGCGCTACCAGTCGTCCGGCTCCAGTCTGCAGGCGGCCCCCCTGTCTGTCCGCCTCACCTCCGGCTCCGGCAAGACCCTCGTCGCCAGCGGCGTCATCCCCGCCGGATGGCAGCCCGGCAACACCTACCGCTGCGTCGTCAACTTCGGACGAAACTGA